The sequence GGTTCCAATGCATCGTAAGCATATCCTAGTTTTGGTAATTCAAATGACATAATTATTATTTTTAATGTTATTATTCAAATTTAGCCATAAATAAACCTATCTTCAAAGAATGAGGATTACTTTAATAAATCTTTAACATTGATGGTTTGATTTGATATTACTTTGACTTCTCGCTTTTATCTTCTAATAAAAACCCTTTCAGAGTTTGAAACTCTGAAAGGGTTGTATAATAAACAAATTAAGTTATTCTATTTATTCATAGACATCAGGAATTCCTCGTTATTCAGGGTTCCTTTGATGTTTTTGTCAACAAATTCCATGGCTTCTACAGGATTCATTTCAGAAAGATACTTTCTTAAAATCCACATTCTCTGAGAAGTTACCTCATCAAGAAGTAAATCATCTCTACGAGTACTCGAAGCTACCAAATCAATGGCAGGATAAATTCTTCTGTTGGCAATTTTTCTGTCTAGTTGAAGTTCCATGTTACCCGTACCTTTGAATTCTTCAAAGATCACTTCGTCCATTTTAGAACCTGTATCGATAAGTGCTGTTGCAATAATGGTTAAAGATCCACCACCTTCAATTTTTCTTGCAGCACCGAAGAATCTTTTCGGTCTGTGAAGTGCGTTGGCATCCACCCCACCCGAAAGAACCTTTCCAGATGCAGGAGTTACAGTATTGTACGCTCTTGCTAATCTTGTGATTGAATCTAATAAAATAACAACATCGTGTCCGCATTCCACCATTCTTTGAGCTTTTGCTAAAACAAGGTTGGCTACTTTCACGTGCTTCTCTGCCGCTTCATCAAAGGTAGATGCTATTACTTCCGCATTTACACTTCTTTCCATATCGGTAACCTCTTCCGGACGTTCGTCGATCAAAAGAACCATCATGTATACTTCAGGGTGGTTGGCAGCGATAGAATTGGCGATATCTTTCAGCAACATTGTTTTACCCGTTTTTGGCTGGGCAACAATCATTGCTCTCTGTCCTTTCCCAATCGGTGCGAATAAATCCACAACTCTTGTAGAAATGGTAGATCCTTTTCCTGCCAGGTTGAATTTTTCTTCAGGGAAAAGCGGTGTTAAATATTCGAAAGCAACACGGTCTTTAATAAAAGCAAGATCACGTCCGTTAACTTCAGTTGGTCTTAATAAAGAAAAATATTTTTCGCCTTCTTTTGGTAATCTTACGATACCTTTTACCGTATCTCCGGTTTTCAATCCAAAATTCCTGATTTGAGCCGTAGAAACATACACATCATCCGGTGACGAAATATAGCTGAAATCTGATGAACGTAAAAATCCGTAATTATCAGGTAAAATCTCCAAAACCCCCTCAATGCTTACCATTCCGTCGAAGTTGAATTCCTTCTTTTCATGGTGCTGCTCCTCATTCCTTTCAGAATGTTGCTGCTGTTGCTGCTGCTTATTCTGATTTTGGTTTTGATTCTGGTTTTGGTTTTGGTGCTGATTTTTATGCTGATTTCCGGCGTTGTGCGGATTGTTGTGTTGTCCTTTTTGAGGTCTGGCCTGCTGTGGCTGAGGGTTGGCAGGTTTTTCTTCTGCCGGAGCAGATTCCTGAGGTTCTGTGTTTTTAGGAGCTTCTGGTCTTTCTTGCGACATCTCTGTGTTTGCTGTATTTGTCGCTGAAACCCTTTTCCTTTTTTTCTTGGCCGCAGATGCAGCTGCTTCTTCTGCAGTTTCAGCTTTTACTTCTGCCGGCTTAGGTTCTTCAGAAACTTGTTCTGTGGCCTCTACTCTAGGTTTTTCTTCAGCTTGTGGTTTTATATCTGTCGGAGTTTTGGTTTCCGCTTTCGGTTTGGCTGCCGTTTTTTTCGGAGCTGGTTTTTTGGCAGGAGCCTTTGCAGGTTTTTCTGCCTCTTTTTCTTCACCATTCATAGGGGTTTCTGTGACGTTGAAGTAATCTTTCGCCACCTTAGGATTTGAAGCCTGAAAGTCAAGAATTGCAAAGATTTTGTCATTTTCATTGCTGTTTCTTGCAACTTTAACGCCCAAATCTTTTAAGATTTTAGTCAGTTCCGTTACGGATTTTGACCTTAACGTTTCAATGTTAAACATATTTAATGTAAAAAATGTAATTAATTGTGAATAAGAAAAGTAAGTCCGGTGACTTTTGTTTTCAAGTACATTCGTATAATGCAAATCTACACTTATTTTTGAATTGTGCAAAATTTATATTATTTTTGCGTAGAATTTAATATTCAATGCTACAAAGAATACAGACTATATGGACTTTTTTGGCAGTTTTAGCTGCTGTGTTTCTGTTCGTTACAGGGCAAGATGTTATCATTTCCGACAGTTTTCCTGTGCTGAATATAGGCTGTATCGTCCTAGTTTTGGTTGGATTACTGAGTGTATTCAGCTTTAAAAACAGAAAAAGACAAATTTTGCTGAATAATATCAGCATCATTATAAACGCTTTGTTGATTGGTGTATTGATTTACTGGTTACTAAAATTATCCGGAGGAATTCAGATTCCTGAGAAGGGTATTGAGCCAATTTTTCCGTTGATCGCGATTATTTGTTTGTTTATTGCAAACATCTATATCAAGAAAGATGAGAGGCTCGTAAAATCTGTAGACAGACTTCGATAACCTTACAACGATTTTTTGAGTGAGAACAGCTTCTTTTTAGGAGCTGTTTTTTATTTTTACAAAAAACATTTAAGTGATGATTAAAAATAATTTCAGTAAAGTTCTTTTTCTTATTGGATTTTTAGCCAGTGGTTTTATCATTTTGCCTCTTCTAGATAAAAGTAGACAAAAAGAAGATGATAAAAAGCCAAGCTTTTATGATGCAGAAATCAATGCCAATGTAAATGAAAGCTTGGAAATAGGATATTTATTCGAGGTGAATAACAAAACGTATAAGCCTGGTCTTTATCATTATGTAATTCAAGCAAAACGGAATGATGAACGAATAGAATTTCTGGAGGATGAGCCTTCTAATTTTGAAAACATGATCGTTTTTAACTGGAGACAAACAAAACCTCCTTATAAGGTAATTAAAAAAGCAAAAGCAGATACTCTTTACATTATTAAAAGGGGGAGAAAAATTGCATTTTCCAAATACTTAGATGAAGATAATTGATTTGCCAAATCCCTAAGAGATTTAAAATCAGTAATCCTTGTCAAGGTTTTGAACCTTGACAAGGATCAAGGCAATTTGGTAAAAAAGAAAATTTAAATGCAACATTTCCGTTTAACCTGCGACAGATTATCTAAAATTTTATTTAAAATGAAAAAACTAACCTATCTTACCTTTTCGCTATTCTCCATTTTCTCTTTTGCACAGGAAGTTTCGAAAGAAAGAATCCAGACTGTTCTGGCGACACTGGCTTCGGATGAAATGAAGGGCCGTGAAATCGGAACACAGGAAAATGAAAATGCAGCCAACTATATTGCAAAACTTTTTAAAGAAAACGATTTAGAATACTGTACCGGAAATTCATACTTGGTTCCATTTGATTATAAAGGAAAAACGGCGTATAATGTTTGTGGAATTAAGAAAGGAAAAACAGACAAATTCCTGGGCTTCTCGGGACACTTCGATCACATCGGAACAAGCAATAATGCAAACGACAACATCTACAACGGAGCCGATGACGATGCAAGCGGAATTACAACTTTGGTAGGAATTTCTGATTATTTTAAAGACAAAAAACCGGAATTTTCTATGGTTTTCATGGCTTTTAACGGGGAAGAAAAAGGGATGCTGGGTTCTAAAGCGATTTCCCAGGATAAAAATTTAGATAAAATTTATAATAACCTTACCACTCTTTTCAATTTTGAAATGGTGGCAACGGAATCTGCATTCGGGAAAAATGCTTTATTCATGACTGGTAACGAATTTTCTGATTTGGATGAATTATTTAACAAGAATGCGGAAAATGGTTTAAAAATTAATCCTGATCCATATGCTTCGGAACAATTATTCTACAGATCTGACAACGTGAATTTTGTGAAAAAGAAAATTATTGCCCATTCTTTTTCAACGGTTGATATGACCAAAGCAACTCATTATCATAATGAAAGCGATGATCTTCATGTTGTAGATTTTGATAATTTAACACAGATCGTGAATAATTTCGGAAAGACGTTGGAAAAACTGACACCAAAGAATTTTACACCGAAATATAATGAGAAAGTGGAATTTTAATAAAATTTTAATCATACAGCAAAACCACCATTTCCCGGTGGTTTTTTCTTTTACAAATCTTTAAAACTGAATTAAAAGCATTTGATTCGTTAAAAATTGTAACAAAAACAGCAGAACTAAAACATATTACAGAAAGTAAAAAGACCATTAAAACGTCTTATCATTTAAATTACGTAATTTTGCTATCCAATTTTTTCATTGAATGAATCAATATCTTAAAATACTAAAGTTCGCAAGACCTCATCGAAAATATATCTACGGAAGTTTATTTTTCAATATCATGTATTCTGTATTTCAGATTGCATCTTTGGGAACGATTTTGCCGGTGTTGGGAATGCTTTTCGGAACTATAAAACCAGAAAAATATGAAAAAGCTCCTGAGTA is a genomic window of Chryseobacterium wanjuense containing:
- the rho gene encoding transcription termination factor Rho → MFNIETLRSKSVTELTKILKDLGVKVARNSNENDKIFAILDFQASNPKVAKDYFNVTETPMNGEEKEAEKPAKAPAKKPAPKKTAAKPKAETKTPTDIKPQAEEKPRVEATEQVSEEPKPAEVKAETAEEAAASAAKKKRKRVSATNTANTEMSQERPEAPKNTEPQESAPAEEKPANPQPQQARPQKGQHNNPHNAGNQHKNQHQNQNQNQNQNQNKQQQQQQHSERNEEQHHEKKEFNFDGMVSIEGVLEILPDNYGFLRSSDFSYISSPDDVYVSTAQIRNFGLKTGDTVKGIVRLPKEGEKYFSLLRPTEVNGRDLAFIKDRVAFEYLTPLFPEEKFNLAGKGSTISTRVVDLFAPIGKGQRAMIVAQPKTGKTMLLKDIANSIAANHPEVYMMVLLIDERPEEVTDMERSVNAEVIASTFDEAAEKHVKVANLVLAKAQRMVECGHDVVILLDSITRLARAYNTVTPASGKVLSGGVDANALHRPKRFFGAARKIEGGGSLTIIATALIDTGSKMDEVIFEEFKGTGNMELQLDRKIANRRIYPAIDLVASSTRRDDLLLDEVTSQRMWILRKYLSEMNPVEAMEFVDKNIKGTLNNEEFLMSMNK
- a CDS encoding DUF4293 family protein yields the protein MLQRIQTIWTFLAVLAAVFLFVTGQDVIISDSFPVLNIGCIVLVLVGLLSVFSFKNRKRQILLNNISIIINALLIGVLIYWLLKLSGGIQIPEKGIEPIFPLIAIICLFIANIYIKKDERLVKSVDRLR
- a CDS encoding M28 family peptidase; this translates as MKKLTYLTFSLFSIFSFAQEVSKERIQTVLATLASDEMKGREIGTQENENAANYIAKLFKENDLEYCTGNSYLVPFDYKGKTAYNVCGIKKGKTDKFLGFSGHFDHIGTSNNANDNIYNGADDDASGITTLVGISDYFKDKKPEFSMVFMAFNGEEKGMLGSKAISQDKNLDKIYNNLTTLFNFEMVATESAFGKNALFMTGNEFSDLDELFNKNAENGLKINPDPYASEQLFYRSDNVNFVKKKIIAHSFSTVDMTKATHYHNESDDLHVVDFDNLTQIVNNFGKTLEKLTPKNFTPKYNEKVEF